The following are encoded together in the Blautia obeum ATCC 29174 genome:
- a CDS encoding C40 family peptidase produces MKNKYLTRSLCVTILSAMVLSSPMSVMAADEHIETASDLGDGSGEVISDGSDTPAPEPNTPAPEPDTPAPEPDTPTPEPDTPTPEPDTPTPEPTVTPSDPTATPEPTVTPSNPTATPEPTVTPSDPTATPSPAPTNVTESEAAKNLVAKINALAKETLTVNHAARVKELRAEYDSLPEDQKKFVTNYDLLVGFESKIAELQKNQKDAGNATDISDGSGNVTGKTGTPVYYVSNLHAGKEFYLDSLKNNYQLSFSDDFSSVMDEIEKEYKEKNKLTDVSDSRADGLTTSADSLLVRNWQDILAIYVYEQSQEGNTEFTLDSSAKDELAKIFAEMNPVVRDKESITHVSYGNYHINHYIKQNNISQENRTVLKKYVETDCKLLCAIVTDAKGFVRQSVGDDVSEERVNVITAAYSLVGEVGYFWGGKSTQIGKDSSWGSAEKVSAAGSASSGTVRAYGLDCSGFVTWSVINGYLNQGMQSSVGDGTSEQWENANVVSEQDAQPGDLVFQNGPEAGSNNHVGIICGKTDAGDWIAVHCSSSKNGVTVGEAYGASFRYIRQPSFYPTQTEVAEMENQGASADNAETDLITDNITTSATLVAETTNSLSDGLNVKDTATHDTAETITAPADAAEDVEITFEDMSDESENQTTSNYATGSVEVTDTLDEILNQNVSVSGSSAEILPQKPDNSDIQVTFED; encoded by the coding sequence ATGAAGAACAAATATCTGACCAGAAGTTTATGTGTAACAATTTTATCTGCAATGGTTTTATCCAGTCCGATGTCAGTCATGGCTGCGGATGAGCATATAGAAACTGCAAGCGATTTGGGCGATGGAAGTGGTGAGGTAATCTCTGATGGAAGTGATACACCGGCACCGGAACCGAACACACCGGCACCAGAACCGGACACACCGGCACCGGAGCCAGATACGCCGACGCCAGAACCGGATACACCAACACCGGAACCAGATACGCCGACACCGGAGCCGACTGTGACGCCATCGGATCCAACTGCAACACCGGAACCGACTGTGACGCCATCGAATCCAACTGCAACACCGGAGCCGACTGTGACACCATCGGATCCAACTGCAACACCGAGTCCGGCACCGACAAATGTAACAGAATCTGAAGCTGCAAAGAATCTGGTAGCAAAGATCAATGCACTTGCGAAGGAGACACTTACAGTAAATCATGCGGCAAGGGTAAAAGAACTCAGAGCAGAATATGACAGCCTGCCGGAAGACCAGAAGAAGTTTGTTACAAATTACGATCTTCTTGTTGGTTTTGAAAGCAAGATTGCAGAATTGCAGAAGAATCAGAAGGATGCGGGGAATGCAACAGATATTTCTGATGGAAGTGGAAATGTTACAGGCAAGACAGGAACACCGGTTTATTATGTGTCGAACCTTCATGCAGGCAAAGAATTTTATCTGGACAGTCTGAAAAATAATTATCAGCTTTCTTTTTCTGATGATTTTTCTTCTGTGATGGATGAAATTGAAAAAGAATATAAAGAAAAAAACAAACTGACAGACGTTAGCGACAGCAGGGCTGACGGCCTGACGACTTCAGCAGATTCTCTGCTCGTGCGTAACTGGCAGGATATCCTGGCAATCTATGTTTATGAGCAGAGCCAGGAAGGAAACACGGAGTTCACTCTTGATTCATCAGCGAAGGATGAACTGGCAAAGATCTTTGCTGAGATGAATCCGGTTGTCCGTGATAAAGAAAGCATTACACATGTTTCTTATGGAAACTATCACATTAACCATTATATTAAACAGAATAATATTTCACAGGAAAACAGGACAGTACTTAAGAAATATGTAGAAACAGATTGCAAGCTGCTCTGTGCGATTGTTACAGATGCGAAAGGATTTGTACGTCAGAGTGTCGGGGATGATGTTTCTGAAGAACGTGTAAATGTCATTACTGCAGCATATTCACTGGTAGGTGAAGTTGGATATTTCTGGGGCGGCAAATCAACGCAGATAGGTAAAGACTCCAGTTGGGGTTCTGCCGAAAAAGTATCTGCAGCAGGCAGTGCCAGCAGTGGAACTGTCCGTGCATATGGTCTTGACTGCAGTGGATTTGTTACATGGTCAGTGATCAATGGATATCTGAATCAGGGTATGCAGAGCAGTGTGGGAGACGGTACTTCTGAACAGTGGGAGAATGCCAATGTTGTCAGTGAACAGGATGCACAGCCGGGTGATCTTGTATTCCAGAATGGACCGGAAGCAGGCAGTAATAACCATGTAGGTATTATCTGTGGCAAGACAGATGCAGGCGACTGGATCGCAGTACACTGTTCTTCTAGTAAGAATGGAGTAACAGTTGGAGAAGCTTATGGTGCAAGTTTCCGTTATATCCGTCAGCCTTCCTTCTATCCTACACAGACGGAAGTTGCAGAGATGGAAAACCAGGGTGCAAGTGCAGACAATGCAGAAACAGATCTGATAACGGATAATATAACAACGTCAGCAACACTTGTGGCAGAAACAACAAACTCTCTCAGTGATGGATTGAATGTGAAGGATACAGCAACACATGATACAGCGGAAACAATTACAGCACCTGCTGATGCGGCTGAGGATGTTGAGATAACATTTGAGGATATGAGTGATGAATCCGAAAATCAGACGACTTCCAATTATGCGACGGGTAGTGTGGAAGTGACAGATACGCTGGATGAAATCCTGAATCAGAATGTTTCGGTTTCCGGAAGTTCTGCGGAAATTCTTCCGCAAAAACCGGATAACAGTGATATTCAGGTTACTTTTGAAGATTGA
- a CDS encoding zinc dependent phospholipase C family protein, whose protein sequence is MRKKSHILLARYLADQMPANESLQSHRKAFCLGNILPDIQPSFVTKRHEYFGTFDEVQGKIRRLVQSGAGYNDRVFWRRSGEVMHYIADYFTFPHNKTFDGTLYQHNTYEKHLKNELKAFVLEGKADVYTEKEIHFETLNQLLQYIKEHHRRYLNCKRNIDDDIHYILTVCYQVFQGLFQLCRKNGIADYAYAVM, encoded by the coding sequence GTGCGTAAGAAATCACACATATTATTGGCAAGGTATCTGGCAGATCAGATGCCGGCTAATGAAAGTTTACAGTCACATAGAAAAGCATTTTGTCTTGGCAATATCCTGCCAGACATCCAGCCTTCATTTGTAACCAAGAGACATGAGTATTTCGGTACTTTTGATGAGGTTCAGGGTAAGATACGACGACTGGTTCAGTCAGGGGCCGGGTATAATGACAGGGTATTCTGGCGGAGATCCGGAGAGGTCATGCATTATATAGCAGATTATTTTACTTTTCCACATAATAAGACGTTTGATGGTACACTTTATCAGCACAACACCTATGAAAAGCATCTGAAGAACGAGCTGAAAGCATTTGTTCTGGAAGGTAAGGCTGATGTGTATACGGAGAAGGAAATCCATTTTGAGACGCTGAATCAGCTTCTACAGTACATTAAGGAACATCACAGGAGATATCTGAACTGTAAGAGAAATATAGATGATGATATTCATTATATCCTCACTGTGTGCTATCAGGTATTTCAGGGACTGTTTCAGTTATGCAGGAAGAATGGCATAGCAGATTATGCTTATGCAGTTATGTAA
- the ligA gene encoding NAD-dependent DNA ligase LigA has product MERSAAEQIKELVQKLNEAAKAYYQEDREIMSNREYDALYDQLEKMEKETGIVLADSPTVNVGYEAVDVLPKETHESPMLSLDKTKDRDVLRAFIGTHPTLLSWKMDGLTIVLTYENGELLKAVTRGNGTVGEVITNNAKVFKNIPLKIAYRGRLVLRGEAIITYSDFEKINDTIEDVDAKYKNPRNLCSGSVRQLNNQITAERNVRFYAFALVSAQDVDMHNSRKYQMEWLRRQGFEVVEYRMVTGENLDEAMDYFAHAIEKNDFPSDGLVALYDDIAYGESLGSTAKFPRNAFAFKWADEVRETTLREIEWSPSRTGLINPVAVFDPVELEGTTVSRASVHNVSIVKDLQLGIGDTIQVYKANMIIPQIAENLTRSSNLEIPEICPACGQEARVIRENDVEALYCMNPDCAAKKIKAFTLFVSRDAMNIDGLSEATLEKFIAKGFIHNFGDIFEIEKFRDEIVTMEGFGEKSYENLMNSIEKAEETTLAKVIYSLGIANIGLSNAKVICRHFDDDLDKIRSADEEEISAIDGIGPVIAKSLTKYFSNPENNQKVDHLLKYLHINKEEISGEQIFAGMNFVITGSLEHFSNRGEAKNLIESLGGKVTGSVTGKTNYLINNDVTSNSSKNKKARELGIPILSEEDFLKLAER; this is encoded by the coding sequence ATGGAAAGATCAGCGGCAGAACAAATAAAAGAACTGGTGCAGAAGCTGAACGAAGCGGCAAAGGCATACTATCAGGAAGACCGGGAGATCATGAGCAACAGAGAGTACGACGCACTGTACGATCAACTGGAAAAAATGGAAAAAGAAACAGGAATCGTTCTGGCAGACAGCCCAACTGTTAATGTGGGGTATGAGGCAGTCGATGTACTGCCAAAGGAAACGCATGAGTCTCCAATGCTTTCGTTGGATAAGACTAAGGACAGAGACGTTTTAAGAGCGTTTATCGGGACACATCCAACCTTGCTTTCCTGGAAGATGGATGGGCTTACGATCGTTCTCACATATGAAAATGGAGAATTGCTTAAAGCCGTTACCAGAGGAAATGGTACCGTGGGAGAGGTAATTACAAATAATGCAAAAGTATTTAAGAACATTCCGCTGAAAATTGCGTACCGGGGCAGACTGGTCCTGAGAGGGGAAGCCATCATTACTTATTCTGATTTTGAAAAGATCAATGATACGATCGAAGATGTAGATGCAAAGTACAAAAATCCTCGAAATCTCTGCAGTGGTTCGGTTCGACAGCTGAATAATCAGATCACGGCAGAAAGAAATGTACGCTTTTATGCATTTGCTCTGGTTTCTGCACAGGATGTAGATATGCATAATTCCAGAAAATATCAGATGGAATGGCTTAGAAGACAGGGATTTGAAGTAGTAGAATATCGTATGGTCACAGGAGAGAATCTGGACGAAGCAATGGATTACTTTGCACATGCGATCGAGAAAAATGATTTTCCATCAGATGGGCTCGTTGCATTATATGATGATATTGCCTATGGAGAATCACTCGGAAGTACTGCGAAATTTCCCCGGAATGCGTTTGCTTTTAAATGGGCCGATGAAGTGAGGGAGACGACACTTCGTGAAATTGAATGGAGTCCTTCAAGGACAGGTCTCATTAATCCGGTTGCCGTATTTGATCCGGTCGAACTGGAGGGAACGACAGTCAGCCGTGCCAGCGTGCATAATGTGAGTATTGTGAAAGATCTGCAGCTGGGAATTGGGGATACGATCCAGGTATATAAAGCAAATATGATCATTCCACAGATTGCTGAGAATCTGACACGAAGTAGTAATCTGGAAATACCGGAAATCTGTCCGGCGTGTGGTCAGGAAGCCAGAGTGATCAGGGAAAATGATGTAGAGGCACTTTACTGTATGAATCCGGACTGTGCGGCAAAAAAGATCAAGGCATTTACTTTGTTTGTAAGCAGAGATGCCATGAATATTGACGGACTGTCAGAGGCAACGCTGGAAAAATTTATTGCAAAAGGTTTTATACACAACTTCGGAGATATCTTTGAGATAGAAAAGTTTCGTGATGAGATCGTAACGATGGAAGGCTTTGGAGAAAAGTCCTATGAAAATCTGATGAATAGCATTGAGAAGGCAGAAGAAACAACACTTGCAAAAGTAATCTACAGTCTTGGAATCGCAAATATCGGACTTTCCAATGCAAAAGTAATCTGTCGGCATTTTGATGATGATCTGGACAAGATCCGTTCAGCAGATGAAGAAGAAATCAGTGCGATCGATGGAATCGGACCGGTCATAGCAAAGAGTCTGACAAAGTATTTCAGTAATCCGGAGAATAATCAAAAAGTAGATCATCTGCTGAAATATCTTCATATTAATAAGGAAGAAATTTCCGGTGAGCAGATCTTTGCAGGAATGAACTTTGTCATTACCGGAAGTCTGGAACATTTCAGTAACAGAGGAGAAGCCAAAAATCTGATCGAATCACTGGGCGGCAAAGTAACCGGTTCGGTGACGGGTAAGACAAATTATCTGATCAATAATGATGTGACTTCGAATTCATCAAAAAATAAAAAAGCCCGGGAACTTGGAATTCCGATTCTGTCAGAGGAAGATTTCCTGAAACTGGCAGAAAGATAA
- a CDS encoding transglutaminase domain-containing protein, whose amino-acid sequence MKKKRRFGRRVFCVLIVLFMGVIWQSDLLSQEPAEVRSLRKQEILQTDDNYREYYFGLLTEDEKKIYREMLSGIQERQDEFYLTSSNEQLISKVYHALLKDHPELFWVHNREEVYTTAYKGTDYCRFSPGYTYTDQEIQEIMAFMEHALEEVKEQITQDMSAYDKVKTVYTYLIDHAEYEASGDDQNIAGIFWKKKAVCAGYARAVQYLLEQLGVPCIYVEGNARDSDEGHAWNIVEINGEQYYVDATNGDQPAFLEGGAVSLEEHKTTIYDYLCPFPQEYEQLYTASDEFPVPECTATDLNFYVLNQACFDTYDEQQIYDFCCMRLENGAAVVRFKFTSQEAFDEACQQWIQEGYVQKVAEYYLKMYGLSTVEYHYGILDNLKTIYFMF is encoded by the coding sequence ATGAAGAAAAAAAGAAGATTTGGACGCAGAGTTTTCTGCGTTTTGATTGTCCTGTTTATGGGTGTCATCTGGCAGAGTGATCTTCTTTCTCAGGAACCTGCTGAAGTCAGGTCATTAAGAAAACAGGAGATCCTGCAGACCGATGACAATTACAGGGAATATTATTTTGGATTGCTGACAGAAGATGAGAAGAAAATATATCGTGAAATGCTGAGTGGAATACAGGAGAGACAAGATGAGTTTTATCTGACATCTTCGAATGAACAGCTGATCAGCAAAGTTTACCATGCATTGCTGAAGGATCATCCGGAACTTTTCTGGGTGCATAATCGTGAGGAAGTATATACGACTGCGTATAAAGGAACTGATTATTGCAGATTTTCACCTGGATATACGTATACAGATCAGGAAATTCAGGAAATTATGGCATTCATGGAACATGCGCTGGAAGAAGTGAAAGAGCAGATTACACAGGATATGTCTGCTTATGATAAGGTCAAAACAGTTTATACGTATCTGATAGATCATGCAGAGTATGAAGCATCGGGGGATGACCAGAATATTGCAGGCATTTTCTGGAAAAAGAAAGCTGTGTGTGCCGGATATGCGAGGGCGGTACAGTATCTTTTGGAACAGCTTGGAGTTCCGTGTATTTATGTAGAGGGAAATGCGAGGGACAGTGATGAAGGACATGCCTGGAATATCGTAGAAATTAACGGTGAGCAATATTATGTAGATGCTACAAACGGGGATCAGCCGGCATTTCTGGAAGGCGGTGCGGTTTCTCTGGAAGAACATAAGACAACAATTTATGATTATCTGTGTCCTTTTCCACAGGAATATGAGCAATTATATACAGCATCCGATGAATTTCCGGTTCCGGAGTGTACTGCGACGGATCTTAATTTTTATGTGCTGAATCAGGCATGTTTTGATACATATGATGAACAGCAGATTTATGATTTCTGCTGTATGCGTCTTGAGAACGGAGCTGCGGTAGTACGTTTCAAATTTACTTCGCAGGAAGCTTTTGACGAAGCATGTCAGCAGTGGATACAGGAAGGATATGTTCAGAAAGTTGCTGAATACTATCTGAAAATGTATGGGCTCAGTACAGTAGAGTATCATTATGGTATTCTGGATAATCTGAAAACGATATATTTTATGTTTTAG
- the metA gene encoding homoserine O-acetyltransferase MetA, producing the protein MPIKIQGDLPVKEILERENIFVMDEGRAVHQDIRPLQILILNLMPLKEETELQLLRSLSNTPLQVDVTFMAVESHQAKNTSANHLNKFYQTFSELKDMKFDGMIVTGAPVEQMEFEEVDYWNELTEIMDWTESHVTSTIFLCWAAQASLYHFYGLQKRQLDHKMFGLFWHKVLNRKIPLVRGFDDAFLAPHSRHTEVPIEDIRACKDITILAESEEAGLFLAMAQGGRKIFVMGHPEYDRVTLDGEYKRDVGKGLQIDLPKNYYKDNDPENRPLLLWRAHANNLYTNWLNYYVYQSTPFDLMGTPDFGSISFE; encoded by the coding sequence ATGCCGATTAAGATACAGGGAGATTTACCGGTAAAAGAAATTCTTGAAAGAGAAAATATATTTGTCATGGATGAGGGAAGAGCGGTACACCAGGACATTCGCCCACTTCAGATTCTGATCCTGAATCTGATGCCTCTGAAAGAAGAAACAGAACTGCAGCTTCTGCGGTCTCTGTCAAACACACCATTACAGGTGGACGTGACTTTTATGGCAGTTGAGAGCCATCAGGCAAAAAATACGTCTGCCAATCATCTGAATAAATTTTATCAGACTTTTTCGGAACTCAAAGATATGAAGTTTGATGGAATGATCGTGACAGGAGCACCGGTAGAACAGATGGAGTTTGAAGAAGTGGATTACTGGAACGAGCTGACAGAGATCATGGACTGGACAGAAAGTCATGTGACATCTACGATTTTTCTGTGCTGGGCTGCACAGGCAAGTCTGTATCATTTTTACGGACTTCAGAAACGTCAGCTCGATCACAAAATGTTTGGTCTCTTCTGGCACAAAGTTCTGAATCGTAAGATCCCGCTGGTCAGAGGATTTGATGATGCTTTTCTTGCACCACATTCCAGACATACAGAGGTTCCAATCGAAGATATCCGTGCATGTAAAGATATCACGATTCTTGCAGAATCTGAGGAGGCGGGGCTTTTTCTTGCAATGGCGCAGGGGGGACGTAAGATTTTTGTCATGGGACATCCGGAATATGACCGTGTGACACTGGATGGAGAATATAAGAGAGATGTAGGAAAGGGACTTCAAATCGATCTTCCGAAGAATTATTACAAAGATAATGATCCGGAAAACAGACCGCTGCTTCTCTGGAGAGCTCATGCCAATAATCTGTATACAAACTGGCTGAATTATTACGTATACCAGAGTACTCCGTTCGACCTGATGGGAACACCGGATTTTGGCAGTATTTCGTTTGAGTAA
- the ybaK gene encoding Cys-tRNA(Pro) deacylase, translating into MAKEAKTNAMRMLDRQKVKYEAFPYECDEFIDGLHSADLIGAPYEQSFKTLVMEGKSGGYYVFVVPIEKEVDRKAAAKAVGEKAVDMIHVKDILKITGYVRGGCSPLGMKKPYPVVFDASAGGFEEIYVSGGRVGLTLKVPLAALLKVTNGKLADITMK; encoded by the coding sequence ATGGCAAAAGAAGCTAAGACAAATGCGATGAGAATGCTGGATCGTCAGAAAGTGAAATATGAAGCATTTCCATATGAATGTGATGAGTTTATTGATGGACTTCACAGTGCAGATCTGATTGGGGCACCATATGAACAGTCTTTTAAAACACTGGTTATGGAAGGGAAAAGCGGCGGATACTATGTATTTGTAGTACCGATCGAAAAAGAAGTGGATCGTAAGGCGGCTGCGAAAGCAGTTGGAGAGAAGGCTGTGGATATGATCCATGTTAAAGATATTCTGAAAATTACAGGCTATGTAAGAGGCGGCTGCAGTCCGCTTGGAATGAAAAAACCATATCCGGTCGTGTTTGATGCATCCGCGGGTGGGTTTGAAGAAATATATGTAAGTGGAGGCCGCGTCGGACTGACGCTGAAAGTTCCGCTTGCTGCACTTTTGAAAGTGACAAATGGAAAACTGGCGGATATCACAATGAAATAA
- a CDS encoding DUF4203 domain-containing protein, whose amino-acid sequence MNDILQQIMNMIENTRTVPSISSFSMIGFTVLLIFGVINCILGYRLLRFWMMLCGFVIGAGIGFGAAYTGGVTEKYMYAVFMVGAGVLLAVIAFVSYKIGIFILGAGIGIGLGIYVFHPTTSLVFFFCLLLGVGLGVLAMKQAREVLIIGTSLLGGAMAGFSAAKLGGLADIPYGLGLSAGFALLGMLIQFATNRRKDDDEEEEYEEDAYNDGQDSSDYVDFRDYMPQKSERKAQKEVRRTSAQRQNVKHTPGRAQNSSHKASRSAQQVDFRLEKNKGRKHKKDAVAPESEKTIPYRPRKSRQKEIDLPLGSFDTEDSYHPMNDDYEEPVVIDEDELDEEVLREMMDEDDREGEELWKKISRRDDTHKKRK is encoded by the coding sequence ATGAATGATATTTTGCAGCAGATTATGAATATGATTGAGAATACGCGGACAGTACCGTCTATATCCAGTTTTTCGATGATCGGTTTTACAGTACTGCTGATTTTTGGAGTGATCAACTGTATTCTGGGATATCGGCTTCTGCGTTTCTGGATGATGCTCTGTGGTTTTGTCATTGGAGCTGGAATTGGATTTGGTGCAGCGTATACCGGTGGTGTGACAGAGAAATATATGTATGCGGTTTTTATGGTTGGAGCGGGTGTACTACTGGCCGTGATCGCATTTGTGAGCTATAAGATTGGAATTTTTATTCTGGGAGCAGGCATTGGAATTGGACTTGGTATTTATGTTTTTCATCCAACTACTTCGTTGGTATTCTTTTTCTGTCTCCTTCTGGGAGTGGGCCTTGGTGTGCTGGCTATGAAGCAGGCGAGAGAAGTTCTGATCATTGGGACAAGCCTTCTGGGAGGTGCGATGGCAGGTTTTTCTGCTGCAAAATTAGGCGGACTGGCGGATATTCCGTATGGTCTGGGACTGAGTGCAGGATTTGCACTTCTTGGAATGCTGATTCAGTTTGCGACAAACAGGCGCAAAGATGATGACGAGGAAGAAGAGTACGAAGAGGATGCGTATAACGATGGACAGGACAGTTCTGATTATGTGGATTTCAGGGATTATATGCCACAGAAATCAGAAAGAAAGGCGCAGAAAGAAGTCAGAAGAACATCGGCACAGAGACAAAATGTGAAGCATACGCCGGGAAGAGCGCAGAACAGTTCTCATAAAGCATCTCGGAGTGCGCAGCAGGTAGATTTCAGACTTGAAAAAAATAAAGGAAGAAAACATAAAAAGGATGCGGTGGCACCTGAATCAGAAAAAACAATTCCGTACCGACCGAGAAAGAGCAGACAGAAAGAAATTGATCTTCCGCTGGGATCTTTTGATACAGAAGATTCCTATCATCCAATGAATGATGACTATGAAGAACCGGTTGTAATTGATGAGGATGAACTGGATGAGGAAGTGCTGAGAGAAATGATGGACGAAGACGACCGGGAGGGAGAAGAACTCTGGAAAAAGATATCCAGACGTGATGATACACATAAAAAAAGAAAGTAA
- a CDS encoding C39 family peptidase yields the protein MRKIQVPYIDQSIKYPTGCESVSAVMLLKYLGYEITVDEFIQNCLECREMEIRDGVLYGPDPNKFFCGNPYDEESYGIYARGLQKALAKAAGDHYEFLDETGTSTETLLKKYIDQDMPVVFWACINMRKEIPGPEWKLLDTGERFCWTSNEHCMLLVGYDEEKYYFNDPYDNNGVVGYPRTLVEKRHAAQHSMALGVLKR from the coding sequence GTGCGTAAGATTCAGGTACCATATATTGACCAGAGCATAAAATATCCAACTGGATGCGAGAGCGTTTCGGCAGTTATGTTATTGAAGTATCTTGGCTATGAGATTACGGTAGATGAGTTTATTCAGAACTGTCTTGAGTGCCGGGAGATGGAAATACGGGATGGTGTTCTGTATGGTCCGGATCCGAATAAATTTTTCTGTGGAAATCCTTATGATGAAGAATCTTATGGGATTTATGCGAGAGGACTTCAGAAAGCGCTTGCAAAAGCCGCAGGGGATCATTATGAATTTCTGGATGAGACGGGAACATCGACAGAGACACTTCTGAAAAAGTATATCGATCAGGATATGCCGGTGGTATTCTGGGCATGTATCAACATGCGTAAGGAAATTCCGGGACCGGAGTGGAAACTTCTGGATACAGGAGAACGATTTTGCTGGACCTCGAACGAACATTGTATGCTGCTGGTGGGATATGATGAAGAAAAGTATTATTTTAATGATCCATATGATAACAACGGAGTAGTTGGATATCCAAGAACACTGGTTGAAAAAAGACATGCTGCGCAGCACAGTATGGCGCTTGGTGTCTTGAAAAGATGA
- a CDS encoding Na+/H+ antiporter NhaC family protein: protein MDGSMFIGTWWSLVPPLLAIVLALVTKEVYSSLFIGVAAGALLYTGFHPWNAFVAFFDIMKNSMNLNILIFDVLLGMIIVLMSKSGGSAAYGKWAGSKIKSKKSAMLATTGLGVLIFVDDYFNCLTVGSVMRPVTDRYKVSRAKLAYIIDATAAPVCIIAPISSWAAAVNSYVPDDAGITGFQLFLSTIPYNLYAILTLVMVVFIIMTGLDFGLMKVHERNAARGDLFTSGGEEFDQVKDEEISANGKVIDLVLPVLVLIVSAIGAMIYTGFLGGATDIVTAFSGCDAETSLIFATMITVFFMLILYLPRKVVTFKGFMDSFVEGFKMMIPAIAILIFAWSLKGMGDALEISTFVKNIVGSNASASVILPAILFVVAVFLSFSTGTSWGTFAILVPIAIAMFPGSENLQMMIISVSAVLAGAVCGDHVSPISDTTVMSSAGAQSNHINHVTTQMQYAAVVAVISFIGYIIAGFVHIWWVVLGISLILLLLTLTVIKKITSSKEEETKASA, encoded by the coding sequence ATGGATGGTTCGATGTTTATCGGAACATGGTGGTCACTGGTACCGCCATTGCTGGCAATCGTGCTGGCATTAGTAACCAAGGAAGTGTACAGTTCGCTTTTTATCGGGGTGGCAGCAGGGGCACTGCTGTATACCGGCTTTCATCCGTGGAATGCATTTGTGGCATTCTTTGATATCATGAAGAACAGTATGAATCTGAATATTTTGATCTTTGATGTACTGCTTGGAATGATCATCGTCCTGATGTCAAAATCAGGCGGATCGGCAGCTTATGGCAAATGGGCGGGAAGTAAGATCAAGAGTAAGAAAAGTGCAATGCTGGCAACGACAGGTCTTGGCGTACTGATCTTTGTGGATGATTATTTTAACTGCCTGACAGTTGGTTCTGTTATGAGACCTGTCACAGACCGTTACAAGGTATCCAGAGCCAAACTGGCATATATTATTGATGCAACAGCTGCACCGGTATGTATTATCGCACCGATTTCCAGCTGGGCGGCAGCTGTCAATTCTTATGTGCCGGATGATGCTGGTATTACAGGATTTCAGCTGTTCCTGTCAACGATTCCGTATAATCTGTATGCGATCCTGACACTTGTGATGGTAGTTTTCATCATCATGACCGGACTGGATTTTGGTCTGATGAAGGTACATGAACGCAATGCGGCCAGAGGAGATCTTTTTACTTCAGGTGGAGAGGAATTTGATCAGGTTAAAGACGAAGAAATCTCAGCAAATGGAAAAGTCATCGATCTTGTGCTGCCGGTACTGGTACTTATCGTATCTGCAATCGGGGCAATGATCTATACAGGATTCCTTGGTGGAGCAACAGATATCGTGACTGCTTTTTCTGGTTGCGATGCAGAGACCAGCTTGATCTTTGCTACGATGATCACGGTATTTTTTATGCTGATTCTTTATCTTCCACGCAAAGTGGTTACCTTTAAGGGATTTATGGACAGCTTTGTAGAGGGATTCAAGATGATGATTCCTGCAATTGCAATTCTGATCTTTGCATGGTCACTGAAAGGCATGGGCGATGCACTGGAAATCAGTACTTTTGTCAAAAATATCGTTGGAAGTAATGCATCTGCAAGTGTGATCCTTCCGGCAATCTTGTTTGTAGTTGCTGTGTTCCTTTCTTTTTCAACAGGAACAAGCTGGGGAACTTTTGCAATCCTGGTTCCGATCGCGATCGCAATGTTCCCGGGTTCTGAAAATCTTCAGATGATGATCATTTCTGTATCAGCAGTTCTGGCAGGAGCAGTCTGTGGTGACCATGTTTCTCCGATTTCTGATACTACAGTTATGTCTTCAGCAGGGGCACAGTCAAATCATATCAATCACGTAACTACGCAGATGCAGTATGCAGCAGTAGTTGCAGTGATCTCCTTTATCGGGTATATCATTGCCGGATTTGTACATATCTGGTGGGTGGTTCTTGGAATCAGCCTGATCCTGCTTCTGCTTACGCTTACAGTGATCAAAAAAATCACATCTTCCAAAGAAGAGGAGACAAAAGCAAGTGCGTAA